One Chryseobacterium sp. StRB126 genomic region harbors:
- a CDS encoding DUF6443 domain-containing protein, translating into MKKIIIPVGILLISHSAHAQLTQGENYIQSKTYLDYNGTTPSKTSETVQYFDGLGRPKQVVNVKSSPLGRDVATHIEYDPFGRQVKDYLPVPQGGTLNGALIPNPLSNAANTPYGSEKIYSEKVLENSPLNRLQQQIQVGNDWTNKPVKFDYEANVDGEVKKYVATFDYSTFKSEINVSGNYGGGQLYKNTVTDEDGNKTIEFKNGKGQVLLVRKEINATEKADTYYVYNNYDQLAFVIPPLASVLSAIDTTTLDTLCYQYKYDGKNRLVEKKLPGKGWELMVYDKSDRLVLSQDVNLRAKGQWLFTKYDQFSRPIYTGILDSPSERIQQVGAVEGHGANNETRNTSSWNNSGMDIFYSTDKAYPTTNFKVLSVNYYDTYPGYSFNPSFPSSIQGEETLKETVSAEGKSTKGLPVMSLIKNIEDDNWTKNYTYYDTKGRVIGTHSINHLGGYTKTESKLDFAGVAQTVITKHKRLETDTERVITETFEYDHQNRLLVHKHQVDTNPVEILTQNTYNELSLLETKKVGGIAVGSPLQQMDYKYNIRGWLTKINDPANLNGKLFGYEIKYNNPLNPTKSPGRFNGNIAEVDWRNSSEDVLKRYNYEYDPLNRLRNGFYSEPNATNPSNGNFDEYLTYDLNGNINTLKRKAIPVSGGTSTLVDDLEYKYTGNRLNQVIESAMNDTGYEGGNNIIDYDANGNMTNMNDKGIQSISYNYQNLPSIFSIYHANPIISQPFSASLEYLYRADGTKLRKTYLRTPPRGRVSTNMTDYLDGFQYSYWDSGICPSCRTEFAFEEQAYGNLGKIFPDLGETPTWKLDFVATTEGFYSFIENRYIYQYKDHLGNARVSFAKDSAGALEVTDTNNYYPFGLNHILGMFGTSNFGGLYSYKYNGKELQETGMYDYGARMYMPDLGRWGVVDPLAEKMTRHSPYNYVFNNPVMHIDPDGKEPDVPGGPKPRVLAVFYHGGPTGDGKIRSNTKDAGGAGTRYNATASYARSLGMDFKGAMISPALTQGAGVETGKEFLEKNYQKGDVVLVYGYSYGGDNAVSLAEEVSNVPIDTMIIVDSSDGPLRGSTVNTSISDNVNSAYVFYQENNSGASSSSRASGSSSGSSSNSSNRSDSGSSNSPGSRGYRHTSEGKAKVTNIKLSGTNLTHGNIQTKAGTHIQTAINKRLNEANNR; encoded by the coding sequence ATGAAAAAGATTATCATTCCCGTAGGCATATTGCTGATAAGTCATTCAGCCCATGCACAGCTTACTCAGGGAGAAAACTATATTCAATCCAAAACTTATCTGGATTATAATGGAACTACACCTTCCAAAACCTCAGAAACCGTTCAGTATTTTGACGGCCTTGGAAGACCAAAACAAGTTGTTAATGTAAAATCCTCTCCACTTGGTAGGGATGTGGCTACCCATATTGAATATGACCCGTTTGGAAGACAGGTTAAAGATTATCTACCTGTTCCTCAGGGAGGAACTTTAAATGGAGCCCTAATTCCCAACCCATTATCCAATGCAGCAAATACCCCTTATGGTTCAGAAAAGATCTATTCAGAGAAAGTATTAGAAAACTCTCCGTTGAACAGACTTCAACAGCAGATTCAGGTAGGTAATGACTGGACTAATAAACCCGTAAAATTTGATTATGAAGCCAATGTTGATGGTGAAGTAAAAAAATATGTTGCCACTTTTGATTATTCAACCTTTAAATCCGAGATTAATGTATCAGGCAATTATGGAGGTGGTCAGTTATATAAAAATACCGTTACAGATGAAGATGGAAACAAAACCATTGAATTTAAAAATGGGAAAGGCCAGGTTTTACTGGTAAGAAAAGAAATAAATGCAACAGAAAAAGCTGATACTTATTATGTTTATAATAATTACGATCAGCTGGCTTTTGTAATTCCACCTTTAGCCTCTGTCTTGTCGGCAATAGATACCACTACATTAGATACCCTTTGTTATCAGTATAAATATGATGGGAAAAATCGCCTGGTAGAAAAGAAACTCCCGGGCAAAGGCTGGGAATTAATGGTATATGATAAATCAGACAGATTGGTTCTTTCTCAGGATGTTAATCTGAGAGCAAAAGGCCAATGGTTGTTTACCAAATACGATCAGTTTTCAAGACCCATTTATACAGGGATATTAGACAGTCCATCAGAACGTATTCAACAAGTGGGTGCCGTAGAAGGCCATGGAGCAAATAATGAAACAAGAAATACTTCGAGTTGGAATAATAGTGGGATGGATATTTTTTATTCCACAGATAAAGCTTATCCTACTACCAATTTTAAAGTACTAAGTGTCAATTATTATGATACCTATCCGGGGTATAGCTTTAACCCATCATTTCCATCATCTATTCAGGGTGAAGAAACTTTAAAAGAAACAGTATCTGCTGAAGGAAAAAGCACAAAAGGGCTTCCAGTGATGAGTTTGATAAAGAACATTGAAGATGATAACTGGACAAAGAATTATACCTATTACGATACCAAAGGAAGAGTGATAGGAACCCATTCCATCAATCACCTGGGCGGCTATACCAAAACAGAATCCAAGCTGGATTTTGCAGGAGTAGCTCAAACGGTTATCACCAAACATAAAAGGTTAGAAACAGATACTGAAAGGGTTATTACAGAAACCTTTGAATATGACCATCAGAACAGACTGCTCGTACATAAACACCAGGTAGATACCAACCCTGTGGAAATCCTTACTCAGAATACCTATAATGAACTTTCCCTGCTGGAAACTAAAAAAGTAGGCGGGATTGCAGTAGGATCTCCTCTTCAGCAAATGGATTATAAATACAATATCCGGGGCTGGCTGACCAAGATTAATGATCCTGCTAACCTGAATGGGAAATTATTTGGGTATGAAATAAAGTACAATAATCCATTAAACCCAACCAAATCACCAGGCCGATTTAATGGTAATATTGCAGAAGTAGACTGGAGAAATTCTTCGGAAGACGTTCTGAAAAGATATAATTATGAATATGATCCTCTGAACCGCTTAAGAAATGGCTTCTACTCGGAGCCTAATGCCACTAATCCTTCTAATGGTAATTTTGATGAATATCTTACCTATGATCTGAATGGGAATATCAATACTTTGAAAAGAAAAGCTATTCCTGTATCAGGAGGCACTTCTACTTTGGTAGATGATCTTGAATATAAATACACCGGAAACCGCTTAAATCAGGTGATAGAATCTGCCATGAATGATACAGGGTATGAAGGGGGAAATAATATCATTGATTATGATGCCAATGGGAATATGACCAATATGAATGATAAAGGAATCCAGAGTATCAGTTATAATTATCAGAATCTCCCTAGTATTTTCTCAATTTATCATGCTAATCCCATCATTAGCCAGCCGTTCAGTGCTAGTTTGGAATATTTATATCGTGCGGATGGAACCAAACTCAGAAAAACTTATTTAAGGACACCTCCAAGAGGAAGAGTCAGTACCAATATGACAGATTATCTGGATGGCTTTCAGTATTCATATTGGGATAGTGGAATATGCCCATCATGTCGTACAGAATTTGCTTTTGAAGAACAGGCTTATGGAAATCTTGGAAAAATATTTCCTGATTTGGGAGAAACTCCAACCTGGAAACTGGATTTTGTAGCTACAACAGAAGGCTTTTACAGTTTCATAGAAAACCGTTATATTTACCAATATAAAGATCACTTAGGAAATGCTAGGGTGAGCTTTGCCAAAGACAGCGCAGGCGCTCTTGAAGTTACAGATACAAACAATTATTACCCATTTGGATTAAACCATATCTTAGGAATGTTTGGGACTTCCAATTTTGGAGGATTATATAGCTACAAGTACAATGGCAAGGAATTGCAGGAGACTGGAATGTATGATTATGGAGCGAGGATGTATATGCCGGATTTAGGAAGATGGGGTGTGGTAGATCCGCTGGCGGAGAAAATGACAAGGCATAGTCCGTATAATTATGTATTCAATAATCCTGTAATGCATATTGATCCAGATGGCAAGGAACCAGATGTTCCTGGAGGACCTAAGCCTAGAGTTTTAGCTGTATTCTATCATGGAGGGCCTACTGGTGACGGTAAAATAAGAAGTAATACCAAAGATGCCGGAGGAGCTGGTACTAGATATAATGCTACGGCTTCTTATGCTAGATCATTGGGTATGGATTTTAAAGGAGCTATGATATCACCTGCATTAACACAAGGTGCAGGGGTTGAAACAGGAAAAGAATTTTTAGAAAAAAATTACCAAAAGGGAGATGTAGTTCTAGTATATGGTTATAGCTATGGTGGAGATAATGCCGTAAGTTTGGCTGAGGAAGTATCTAATGTTCCAATTGATACTATGATAATTGTTGATAGCTCGGATGGACCATTGAGAGGCTCAACTGTAAATACTTCTATTTCAGATAATGTGAATTCAGCATATGTTTTTTATCAAGAAAATAACTCTGGCGCATCAAGTTCATCAAGGGCTTCGGGCTCTTCTTCTGGTTCATCTAGCAATAGTAGTAATAGGAGTGATAGTGGGAGTAGTAATTCTCCAGGTTCAAGAGGATACAGACATACTTCTGAAGGAAAAGCAAAAGTTACAAATATAAAACTTAGTGGGACAAATTTAACACATGGGAATATCCAAACAAAAGCAGGTACTCATATTCAAACAGCAATAAATAAAAGATTAAATGAAGCAAACAATAGGTAA
- a CDS encoding RHS repeat-associated core domain-containing protein, with protein MNHLKSGNAFFGQSTYKNYKYNGKELQETGMYDYGARMYMPDIGRWGVVDPLAEKYRRH; from the coding sequence ATGAATCATTTGAAATCTGGTAATGCATTTTTTGGACAGAGTACTTATAAGAACTACAAGTACAACGGAAAGGAGCTGCAGGAGACGGGAATGTATGATTACGGGGCGAGGATGTATATGCCGGATATTGGTAGATGGGGCGTTGTCGACCCATTAGCTGAGAAATATAGAAGGCATTAG
- a CDS encoding polymorphic toxin type 24 domain-containing protein has translation MQVWPPEGGTDGQTWSDSDGNFVNQNGTWYKDDGALMGFLSGSRYQSVNTKNTGGTPGYDGKTMLPDSSYDYTYDLMPGKQADDVNYWKNGESGVMVSRVLETTGRDATAVENRTNTIEAVTIVVTTPRGGGRGANKLQPNSDAVGPHTTFQRGTNGKVHKYETYEKTSSGHFNPSKRYDGGKPDGTPGAPHINKKTGESIPTPHVQGKNTPGGARAAEPHEIPR, from the coding sequence ATGCAAGTTTGGCCACCTGAAGGTGGAACCGACGGACAAACTTGGAGCGATAGTGATGGTAATTTTGTTAATCAAAATGGAACTTGGTATAAAGATGATGGTGCTTTGATGGGCTTTCTGTCAGGTTCCCGATATCAATCTGTAAATACAAAAAATACTGGTGGAACTCCAGGCTATGATGGAAAGACGATGCTTCCTGATTCCTCGTATGATTATACATATGATTTGATGCCGGGAAAACAAGCGGATGATGTAAATTACTGGAAGAACGGAGAAAGTGGAGTGATGGTTTCTAGAGTTTTAGAAACTACAGGCAGAGATGCTACCGCAGTAGAAAACAGGACTAATACTATTGAAGCTGTTACGATAGTAGTTACAACTCCTAGAGGAGGAGGAAGAGGAGCTAATAAATTGCAACCTAATAGTGATGCTGTCGGTCCTCATACTACATTTCAACGTGGGACAAATGGAAAGGTACATAAATATGAAACCTATGAGAAAACTAGTTCAGGACACTTTAACCCTAGTAAAAGGTATGATGGAGGTAAACCTGATGGGACTCCTGGTGCTCCACATATAAATAAAAAAACAGGGGAATCTATACCCACACCGCATGTACAAGGAAAAAATACTCCTGGAGGAGCTAGAGCGGCAGAACCACATGAAATCCCAAGATAA
- a CDS encoding immunity 53 family protein, which produces MEIIKWLENWYKLNCDGDWEHSYGVKIETIDNPGWSVKIDLIETSLENLYVEYSLIESSETEWYGYSIKNGTFNAVGDSTKLLFLIELFKKITEENS; this is translated from the coding sequence ATGGAAATAATTAAATGGTTAGAAAATTGGTATAAACTTAACTGTGATGGAGATTGGGAACATTCTTATGGTGTTAAAATAGAAACCATAGATAATCCCGGATGGAGTGTTAAGATAGATTTAATAGAAACCTCGCTTGAAAATCTTTATGTTGAATATTCATTAATAGAAAGTTCGGAAACGGAATGGTATGGATATTCTATAAAAAATGGTACGTTTAATGCAGTTGGAGATTCTACAAAACTTTTATTTTTAATTGAACTTTTTAAAAAGATAACAGAAGAAAATAGTTAA